TGGCTTGAATAGACACTGACAGCCCCGCCCGAGCATAAAATTTGCGCAGTATTTGCAGTGCTGTTGCTGAGAAACTTGCTGTCCGTCAGTGTTATCTTGTTGCCGGTCGTGTAGACAGCTCCGCCGCCGTTCTGTGTCGTCTCTGCAACTGTCGTGGCTCTGTTGGTGTGTATGTTGCTGTTGAACTCCGAGGTCACCGCTTCAAAGTCGCCATTTGCGTAGATAGCACCGCCGCCGCGTGAGGACTGGTACGCCGTGCTGTTGTTAGCTGTGAATGTCGAATTTGTTACCTTCACTCCGGCATCTGAGTATACAGCTCCGCCGCCCTCTTTATTTTCTCCACTTCCACCAGTGCTGGTGTTGCCGGAGAATGTCGAATCCTCAACAGTAACCTGACTGCCCGCATAAATCGCGCCTCCGTAAAGTGCCACATCTCCTGAGATCTCAGACTTCTTCACGTCAACAGTCCCGAGTGTGTACAGGAAGCCTCCCGCGCCGTTAGTTGCGGTGTTGGTTAATATGGTCTGGCTGTCGATGACGACATTAGCACTATTCGCGTACAGAGCTCCGCCGTTCTTGTAAGCAGTGTTGCCGGAGAAGGAGAACGACGTGCCGGAGGAAAGCGTAATCGTGTCCGTGCCGCTCGAAGCGATGAAGACCGCGCCTCCGTTGCCAGCAGTTGTGGTGGAAGTTCCGCCGCTGGTCTGGTTGTTCGTGAACGTCGCAGATGACTGGAATGCCTCCGTGAAGTCCGCCGGAGACAGCCCCCACCAGATTGCTCCGCCGTCCCCTAACGTTCCCTTGTCGTTGTTGCCCTTGTTGCCGGTGAAGGTAACAGCACCCTTGAACTCCAGTTCCGTAGTGCCCGAACCAGCGTAAACAGCTCCGCCGTGATCGTTCGCTTCGTTGTTGGTGAAGGTCGCTGCTTCCGCGAAGCTGACAGTGCCACTGCTGATGTAGAGAGCACCGCCCGAGTACGCTGTGTTGAGGGTAGATGCTCCGAAAGAAGCTGTCTTGCTGAAATTCACCGTGCCAGTGCCGATGTTGGCCACTGCTCCGCCGAAGTATGCCTTGTTGCCGTCAAAGGTTGCTGTACCGAGCTCAGACACAGCTGATGTGCTCGAATTGTTGAAGCAGATTGCTCCGCCGAAACCGGTTGACCCGGACGGGGCACTATCATTCTTAGTTGTGCTGAGCTGTGTAGAGGCCGCCGCCGCCCTGTTGTTGGTGAAAGTCAGGGTCGCGTCTTTGTCGGTGATCATTCCTGTGCCGTTCACGCAGATTGCGCCGCCGTTTTCTGTTGCGGTATTGCCGTCGAAGTTCACCGTTCCCGACATGGACAGAGTACAGCCGTCATTAATGTAGACAGCTCCGCCGTTCGTTGCGCTGTTCTTCTTGAAGTTTGCTCCGCCTTCAATGCTGACAGTACTTGATGTTGCCGCGTATATTGCGCCGCCGTTTTCTGTTGCTGAGTTCTCCGAGAAGGTGTAGCTGCCGCTGAATGATGCACTGCCTGTTTCAGTTACGTAAACTGCTCCGCCGTTCTGGGCACTGTTCTTGTTGGTGAAGTTGCAGGACGCAAAAGTAGCTGTGCCTGTGCCGGTTACGTAAACTGCCCCGCCGTTCGTTGCTTCGTTGCCGGTGAAGGTGCAGGACGTGAAAGTCGCACTGCTCCTCCCGGTTACACTGACAGCCCCGCCGTTAGTTGCTTTGTTGCCGGTGAAGGTGCAGTTCGTGAAGGTTGCTGTGCCCGCCCCGCTCAGGCTGATGACTCCGCCGTCTGTTAATTCTTCGCCGGTGTCGTCGTCGTAGCCGGTCAATGTGCAGTTCCTGAAGGTTACGTTCTCAGCAGCGAGAGTACCTGCCGCAAGATTTATTCCGCCGCCCTCGATGTTCAGGCCGGAAAGATTCAGGGTGAAGCCTGACGCATTGATGGCAAATATCTTGCTCACATCGTCCTCGCTACCCTCAAACTTTATTGTCGGTCGTGGGCTGCCCCCCTTGATGGTTACGGACGTAAAGGAATAATCCGCAAAATCAAGAATCTCTTCGACGTTCAATGATGTGGAGAGGGTGATTGTTACTTCGCTGTATTCTTCCTCTGCGCCCGCCGCCGCGTCCAGCGCATCTGCAATTGAGCCGAACTCGTTTTTCTCTTCATCAGGATCGTCCACTATACTGCAGGTAAATCCCCGTGTAGTTGCCGCCTCCGTCGGAAACGATACACCTAGTGCCAGCACCAGTGCCAGCACAAACAAGACCCACTTCCTCATTACTATGAATTTCTCCTTTCACGCTTCATGTACCACAGCACTGCCGCCGCAAACGCAAATATCCCCGCAGACACCGAACTGCATCCGCCGCCACCGCCGCCTTCAGCAGTCCCGCTGTTGTCTCCGCTCGCAGGAGCAGAAGCATCGGGCGAAGTTACGTCGGGATTATTTATGTACTCAGCAGGCGCAATGAAGAACGTCATGTTCCACTTTGTGTCGTCATGCCCGTCGCGAAGGACTATGTACTTGTTCTCCACGCCGCTCGAGCTCGTGTCGGGCACAATCGAGAACTCAGGCTTCTCGCCGTCCCGCGTCCCATTCATGAGCATCGCAATGAACGACACAGTGATTAATCCCCTGTCGTTGTCCGTCGTGATCCTGCCCCTGTCCTCGTCAATGAACACCTTGACCAGATCCATTGCGTCCCGCCTGGTCAGCTCCTGCGTCATGTCCCAAGGGTTGGGCGTGCCATCGTTGTTGTCTACCATCACATACAGGTGGAAGTAGTCGGAGAACATCGAAAGCTGACCGGTTGTCCTCCACTCATCGAGCATGTCGTTCCAGTTCGTACGGCTCTGAATCTGCGTTATCGGTATGTTGAACGTTATGTGAAGCGGCAGCATCCCTTCAACCGACGACGTTCTGAGGTTCGCGGGTATCGTGTGGTCAATCGTGAAGTACTGAAGTGCCTCTGAGGGCATCGCGTCGTGCTTCACCGTACTTGCCGTGAGGTTTGCCGTCGTCGGCGTAGTTACTGTCTTCGTAGAGCCCGTGATTCTCGCGACATTGTCGTAGAAGTTCATGCTAGCTGGCTTGAGCTGGAACGCCGTTACCTCGAACAGGTTGAACCTTCCCTCAGCCGCCGGATAACCGTACGTGCTCCCGAGCCTCTTGCCGAAGATTACCCTGTGGTTCAGCCGGAGGTCATAGACTCCCGTGCCCCTTGCATCGTCGACAGGGAACAGACGGAGCGGCCGCTTGTTGCTCTCGTTGACGTTGTACTGTCTGCGGTAGACGCTCACGAGGCCGGGCGCGATGTGGCTTGCCGGTGCGAGCTGAAACTGTCGCGCAATGTACGTCGTGCCCTGATAGCGCGGAATGTCGAACTTCCAGAAGCTCGGGAAAACCCACGTGTTCAGCGTCCCTCCGTCGTATGCCGCGTACCTTACTGCCGTGTGATTCACAACCTCCGTCGTGAGCAGGTACTCTATGCGCGTGTTGTCGGTGTTGAGGTCATTAACCGGCACGAACACCCACTGTCCGTCGTTGAGGTGGGCATCTCCGCCGTAAGGGTAATTGTCATCAACGCGCCAGTCATCTATCAGGTCATAGGCCGCAATGTTGCCGTTCATGTTCGTCGAATCACGGAGCGTGAGCCTCAGCTCGAGCGGCACGTCAGACGCTGTACCGTAAACAACATTAGAGATGACCATTGGGACGGGCATTCCCTGAGAGGGGGTTGAGTTGGGGTTCTGCTGGAAGTAGAAGTACTGCGCAACCGTGTCGTAGGTCTTACGGCTCGGAGTGTAGCGGGCTATCTCGAAGTGATACTTCCTCCATAGCTGGTCATAATCCCCGCCCGGCCACCCGAGTGCTGTCTTTGTGTCCGTGTAAGGCACTGCGTCCTCGCGAACAAGCGTACTCACCGCGAGGTTGGGTGTCGCTACGTCGAACTGATCGTCCAGAGACGGAACTCTGAAGTTCATGTCGAACTCGCCTTTGTCGTCCGCTACCACAAGAAACATCGTGTTTAGGCTTCTGTCCGTTATCGCTGTCTCTGATTTGCCGCTCAGTACATTGAGGACCGGTGTATCTGAGGTGAGCATGTCGCCTGATACGTCAATGGGATTGGTGTGCGTGTCCCCTATCGTCTCTCCTGCATCGGTGAGCACCATCCACTGATAGCTGACTCCGCTCGGGCCATAAAGGTCATCGAACTTGTAGTCAGAATATCCGGCACTTGCCAGACATGACACAACCGCAAGAGCTGCCAAGACTCCTGCGGTTTTCCTGAAACGTGTCAATTGCATAACCTCCTGCTAAAAATTTTTGCTGCAAATGTATATTTTACCTTTCGCGCCGTCTTCCTGCGCGTCTTCTCTCTGCTCGTTCACTGCGTGTGCTGCTGGCTGCCGTCCGTCTTGCACGTGCCGCGCGCCTGTCTTCCTGCTCCGTTTGTTCTGGCGGGGAAATCTCGGGGGCTTCGTCCTCGCGGTTGAGCTCCTCGTCCGTCGGTACGGGTTTCGGCGGCGGGGCGGGCTTCTTCTTGACGGGCTTCCACATCATGTCCGCGACAATCAGGCTCAAGTACCCCAGAGGGTCAGCAGAAGTGCACTTCGAGAAGCACGCAATGATGTTCCGCGCGTAATCGGAGTACTTCTTCTCCTCTAAGATTATCCCCAGTTCGCTCAAGGCAATGGCGGCCACAGCGTTTGCACTGGGCAGAGAGTTCGCGTCAACAGCTGACTTTATCCGCGCGAAAAGGTGTCTGTCCGTCCCGTCGGTCTGGAACAACCCTCCCAGCTTCTCGTCCCACAGCTTGTCTATCATCTTATCGGCCAAACTTTGGGCGGATTCCTTCCATTCGTCCAGCTGTTTCTCTACTGTGGTGAAGTGTTTTGTTGCCTTGTACAGCTCGACGATTCCCCACAACAAATACGCGTAATCTTCCGCCTGCGCAGGGATATACGCTTTGCCGTCAATCCATACCCTCTGCCACTCTCCGGCTCTGTCGTGAAGATTCTTCTGGATGAACAGCGCGCACCTTTCGGCCAAGTCCTTCCACTCTGACTGCTCAAAGGCTGTTGATGCCCGCGCGAGTGCTCCTATCATGAGGCCGTTCCAGCCCATGAGAATCTTGCTGTCGGTCTTGAGGGGGTTGCGTTTGTCGCGTGCCTCGAGGAGAATCTTGCGGCATTCGTTGAGGCGGATGACGACTTCTTCTGCCTTAACGCCGCTCCTTTCCGCGAGGTCAGTAACTGTCGAGGCCTCGTAAAGTATGTTCTGTCCCATCTGCGAGCCGGCAATTTCGGCCTTGAGGTTTCCGCTAGGAAGCACACCGTACGCCGCGCAGAACATCCCCGCAAACGTCTCGGGAAGTATCCGGCGTATCTCGTCCTCGCTCCACGTGTAGTACCTTCCTTCGCCGTCGTCAGTGTCGCCGTCAACCGATGCCCTGAACGCCTGCGAATAGGCTGTGTCGTCGGCAAAGTACTTCATCGCGCAGAAGATAATGTCCTCCGCGAACATCCTGTGAAACTGGTTCGACGAGACTTCCTCCATCATTGACACCGCAAGAAGCATCAATGCCTGCATGGACAGTTCTTCCTCGAACTTCGGGACTATCCAGCGTTCGTCGGCCGCACTGCGCATGACTCCTCCGCCCAAGTGGTCATGAATGCCTCCTCGCCAGATTCTCCTCAGCGTAACATCAGCCATAGCTTCGGCGTAACTCTTCTCCTTCGCGCTGTCGTCTTTGGCGATGTGTGCGAGGAACAGGAGCTTTGAGGGCTCGGGCATCTTCGGAATGCCTCCCCAGCCGCCCCAGCGAACGTCAAAGATCGAGCGCAGGTCGTTCAGTGCCTCGTAAGCCTTGATCTTGCCGATTCGTCCGCCCTTCTCGCCTCCGAGTTCAGAGAGCCGTGCCGAGAGCTTCTCCGCGAGCTCGCGTTCAGTGCGTCCGACATCACGCCTCTGCATATGCCACAGCCAGCGCATTCGTGGAAGAAGCTCAGTTATGCCGGGAACTTGGCCAGCCGTGCGTTTGGGAAGCCACGTTGCGCAGAAGAACGGTTTTCCCTCAGGTGTCATGAAGACGTTTAGCGGGTAACCTGCACTGCCGTGCTGTAGGCGGCAAGTCTCCATCAGCAGCGCGTCAACATCCGGCCTCTCGAGCGCGTCAACGTAGACAGGGATGCACGAGGAGTTCAGCATTCCTGCGACTTCGCGGTCAGAGAAGCACTCCCTGTTCAT
The sequence above is drawn from the Synergistaceae bacterium genome and encodes:
- a CDS encoding thioredoxin domain-containing protein, translated to MTNSANLSLWLMNDLRAYGEYSSQVQAADLRKPFVPANHLAGELSPCLRARASDPVGWHSWGEEAFAVARREDRPLFVSVGLYSDHWCHVMNRECFSDREVAGMLNSSCIPVYVDALERPDVDALLMETCRLQHGSAGYPLNVFMTPEGKPFFCATWLPKRTAGQVPGITELLPRMRWLWHMQRRDVGRTERELAEKLSARLSELGGEKGGRIGKIKAYEALNDLRSIFDVRWGGWGGIPKMPEPSKLLFLAHIAKDDSAKEKSYAEAMADVTLRRIWRGGIHDHLGGGVMRSAADERWIVPKFEEELSMQALMLLAVSMMEEVSSNQFHRMFAEDIIFCAMKYFADDTAYSQAFRASVDGDTDDGEGRYYTWSEDEIRRILPETFAGMFCAAYGVLPSGNLKAEIAGSQMGQNILYEASTVTDLAERSGVKAEEVVIRLNECRKILLEARDKRNPLKTDSKILMGWNGLMIGALARASTAFEQSEWKDLAERCALFIQKNLHDRAGEWQRVWIDGKAYIPAQAEDYAYLLWGIVELYKATKHFTTVEKQLDEWKESAQSLADKMIDKLWDEKLGGLFQTDGTDRHLFARIKSAVDANSLPSANAVAAIALSELGIILEEKKYSDYARNIIACFSKCTSADPLGYLSLIVADMMWKPVKKKPAPPPKPVPTDEELNREDEAPEISPPEQTEQEDRRAARARRTAASSTRSERAERRRAGRRRER